The proteins below are encoded in one region of Planctopirus limnophila DSM 3776:
- a CDS encoding PQQ-binding-like beta-propeller repeat protein, with protein MIHGQLRNIKWAALWRSALSFSMLSIAAPLALAAERTTDWPGWRGPNRDAISTDKDLIPNWETNQPELLYQVEGLGAGYASVSIVDDVLYTSGNKGSTQSVFAIDLKTKKIKWATPITNEVPKHGYEGSRTTPAVSDGKVYAVASNGALVCLNAADGKPLWRKDFVKEFGGKMMSSWGFSESPLVDEERVLCTPGSNSAMIIALQKSTGKLMWKSAVPDFGESGGSGAGYSSIIVSEAGGVKQYVQLVGRGVIGVRATNGQPLWGYNRVANPTANIPTPIASGDYVFASSGYSEGGTALLKITKKGTKFSADEVYYKPANELQNHHGGMVMLGDYVYMGHGHNNGFPVCVEWKTGKIVWGGRQRGAGSRSAAIVAADGNIIFRYESGEVALVGATPDGYNLKGSFRPNVTNEPCWSHPVVVGGKLYLRDQDVLMVYNLANN; from the coding sequence ATGATTCATGGACAATTGCGGAACATCAAGTGGGCAGCTCTTTGGAGATCGGCTCTGAGCTTCTCAATGTTATCGATCGCTGCCCCACTCGCTCTGGCTGCTGAACGAACAACTGACTGGCCCGGTTGGCGTGGTCCCAATCGTGATGCCATCAGTACCGATAAAGATCTCATACCCAATTGGGAAACCAATCAGCCCGAACTGCTCTACCAGGTCGAAGGCCTGGGGGCAGGCTACGCGAGTGTCTCGATTGTCGATGATGTGCTGTATACCTCTGGCAATAAAGGCTCCACACAATCGGTCTTTGCTATCGATCTCAAAACGAAAAAAATCAAGTGGGCTACCCCCATTACCAATGAAGTCCCCAAGCATGGGTACGAAGGCTCACGAACAACTCCCGCAGTCTCCGATGGCAAGGTCTATGCGGTCGCTTCGAACGGGGCTCTCGTCTGCCTGAATGCTGCCGATGGCAAGCCTCTCTGGCGCAAGGATTTCGTCAAAGAGTTCGGCGGCAAAATGATGTCCAGCTGGGGCTTCTCCGAGTCCCCACTCGTTGACGAAGAGCGCGTCCTCTGCACACCGGGCAGCAATAGTGCGATGATCATCGCCCTGCAGAAAAGCACTGGCAAACTCATGTGGAAGTCAGCCGTTCCCGATTTTGGCGAATCGGGTGGTTCCGGCGCTGGTTACTCGTCGATCATTGTCAGCGAAGCAGGCGGTGTGAAGCAGTATGTTCAGCTCGTGGGTCGAGGTGTCATCGGTGTGCGTGCCACCAATGGCCAGCCATTGTGGGGCTACAACCGTGTTGCCAACCCGACGGCCAACATCCCCACACCCATTGCCAGTGGCGACTATGTTTTCGCCTCCTCAGGTTACAGCGAAGGTGGCACCGCTCTGCTGAAGATCACCAAAAAAGGAACAAAATTCTCTGCCGACGAAGTCTATTACAAACCTGCCAATGAACTACAGAACCATCACGGCGGCATGGTCATGCTGGGCGACTACGTCTACATGGGCCATGGCCATAACAATGGTTTTCCGGTCTGTGTCGAATGGAAAACTGGCAAGATCGTCTGGGGTGGCCGTCAGCGCGGTGCTGGTTCACGCTCGGCGGCAATTGTCGCTGCGGATGGCAATATCATCTTCCGTTATGAGTCTGGAGAAGTCGCTCTCGTGGGAGCCACTCCCGATGGCTACAACCTCAAAGGCTCCTTCCGCCCCAATGTCACCAACGAACCCTGCTGGTCGCATCCCGTGGTTGTTGGCGGCAAACTCTACCTGCGTGATCAGGATGTTTTGATGGTCTATAATCTGGCCAATAACTGA
- a CDS encoding iron-containing alcohol dehydrogenase, with protein sequence MQSWQLNGPKLVKFGPRVRNEVIPLAKALARRAIVLVGSRTLRQSSLCQQWLEDFQKQLPVECSLQLPAREPQVDDVNHLAHSLRELSAGPDDVVIVVGGGSSIDMVKAACGLATQKEVRSCQDYLEGVGTGAKLIQAPLRWIALPTTAGTGSEATRNAVISSDDSSTSTPFKKSFRSDELYAQAVFLDPEWTLSLPRQVTISSGLDALTQLLESAISSRATPYTFMLSQQGLAWGLPAFEQLLQEPENLDARGKMLSAAYLSGVALANSGLGAAHGVAAGLGAILPVPHGLACAVMLPHTLAYNFSTSQSALEIMARSAGLSATPNTSAATQLIERITHLVHLCQIPQRLRNLGVTQEMIPQLVELSQGNSLQGNPRPISPAELEQWLCSIW encoded by the coding sequence ATGCAGTCATGGCAGTTAAATGGCCCTAAACTCGTCAAGTTTGGGCCCAGGGTGCGAAATGAGGTCATCCCGCTCGCCAAAGCTCTTGCCCGTCGAGCGATTGTTCTTGTGGGAAGTCGGACACTAAGACAATCTTCTCTCTGCCAGCAGTGGCTCGAAGATTTCCAGAAGCAGTTGCCCGTCGAGTGCAGTCTGCAATTGCCTGCACGAGAGCCTCAGGTTGATGATGTCAATCACCTGGCCCACTCACTTCGAGAATTGTCTGCCGGGCCGGACGATGTCGTGATTGTCGTGGGTGGTGGCTCGTCCATCGATATGGTGAAAGCCGCCTGTGGTCTGGCCACACAAAAGGAAGTGAGATCCTGCCAGGATTATCTGGAAGGTGTCGGCACAGGTGCCAAACTGATTCAGGCCCCACTCCGCTGGATCGCATTACCAACTACTGCTGGAACCGGATCCGAAGCCACTCGCAATGCCGTCATTTCTTCAGACGACTCTTCTACCAGCACGCCGTTTAAAAAGAGCTTTCGCTCCGACGAACTTTACGCACAAGCGGTCTTTCTCGATCCCGAATGGACACTCTCACTCCCCCGGCAAGTGACCATCTCGTCAGGGCTTGATGCCTTAACTCAACTACTCGAAAGTGCCATCAGCAGTCGGGCGACGCCCTACACGTTCATGCTTTCCCAGCAGGGGTTGGCCTGGGGGCTCCCCGCTTTCGAGCAATTGTTGCAGGAGCCCGAGAATCTCGATGCTCGCGGCAAAATGCTCTCGGCCGCTTATCTGTCTGGTGTGGCATTGGCGAACTCCGGTCTGGGTGCTGCACATGGTGTGGCCGCCGGTCTGGGAGCGATACTCCCTGTGCCCCATGGTCTCGCCTGTGCTGTGATGTTGCCTCATACGTTGGCTTACAATTTTTCGACCAGTCAGTCAGCACTTGAAATCATGGCCAGATCCGCAGGTCTCTCTGCAACACCCAACACCTCGGCAGCAACCCAGTTGATTGAGCGGATCACTCATCTGGTACACCTGTGCCAGATCCCCCAGCGATTGCGGAATCTTGGTGTTACCCAGGAGATGATCCCACAACTTGTCGAGCTCTCTCAAGGAAACAGCCTGCAAGGCAATCCGCGTCCGATCTCGCCAGCCGAACTCGAACAGTGGCTGTGTTCCATCTGGTAA
- a CDS encoding SpoIID/LytB domain-containing protein, with translation MPAQIRHRKDSTAAVLMIIPGIFLLVMLAGLHQLRSRSPELGPLVDVDVRRSSFTSGGIPGSAPASRFEPQQIRVVLHEGLLSSATVECTAPYIIHDFVSGRPLAHGQLLRAATIEAMPTGLRVGPHLLDTSAIRILPQGNALLGFDNHFYRGSMTVHRTGSEQGLKLKPTFSLVNHVPLETYVATVVDSEMPATFPQEARCAQAIVARTYAIARHKTALPSALFDVYASTRSQKYLGAEYINREGRRLKGETAAGIAAAQSTAGMVVTYEGQIITSYYSAVCGGRTLDGQTMSQRTAPCLKSVVCEGCRNAPLYRWQASISGQDLLQKLSDSRKSADLSTMSSANLATLMTIRMRQDSKGSLPTFTLTDGRNFQQLSSIELRRMLGNRELPSPQFSLKLTNDQIEIEGQGSGHCVGFCQWGARGMAQTGLTAQGIVQHYYPGADVVKYQAQPLHFAEAPHVASGTSGKATR, from the coding sequence ATGCCAGCTCAGATCCGCCATCGTAAGGATTCGACAGCCGCTGTTTTGATGATCATTCCCGGCATCTTTCTCCTTGTCATGCTGGCTGGCCTCCATCAGTTACGCAGTCGGTCACCAGAACTGGGGCCTTTAGTCGATGTCGATGTTCGCCGCAGTAGCTTCACCTCCGGAGGGATCCCTGGTTCTGCACCAGCTTCCCGCTTTGAACCGCAGCAGATTCGTGTTGTTTTACACGAGGGTCTGCTCTCGTCAGCCACTGTGGAATGTACCGCACCTTACATCATTCACGATTTCGTCTCCGGTCGGCCACTGGCCCACGGTCAACTTTTGAGAGCCGCCACTATTGAGGCTATGCCCACGGGTTTACGAGTTGGGCCGCATCTGCTCGATACATCCGCTATCCGCATTCTTCCTCAGGGAAATGCCTTGCTGGGCTTCGACAATCATTTCTATCGCGGCTCGATGACAGTTCATCGCACTGGCTCTGAACAAGGCTTGAAACTTAAACCCACGTTCTCTCTCGTGAATCATGTTCCCCTGGAAACTTATGTGGCGACCGTCGTCGATAGTGAAATGCCCGCCACTTTTCCTCAGGAGGCCCGCTGCGCACAAGCGATTGTCGCACGCACCTATGCCATTGCCCGGCATAAGACCGCTCTGCCTTCGGCTTTGTTTGATGTCTACGCCTCAACCCGCAGCCAGAAGTATCTCGGGGCGGAATACATCAATCGCGAAGGTCGTCGCCTCAAAGGAGAAACGGCTGCCGGAATTGCTGCCGCACAAAGCACGGCCGGCATGGTCGTGACCTATGAAGGGCAGATCATCACCAGCTATTATTCAGCCGTTTGCGGTGGCAGAACTCTCGATGGACAGACAATGTCCCAACGCACCGCACCGTGCCTGAAGAGTGTTGTTTGCGAGGGATGCCGCAATGCACCTCTTTACCGCTGGCAGGCCAGTATCTCGGGGCAGGATCTGTTGCAGAAACTCTCAGATTCTCGAAAATCTGCTGACCTCTCGACGATGTCTTCCGCGAACCTCGCGACTCTCATGACCATTCGTATGCGGCAGGATAGCAAAGGGAGTTTACCCACGTTTACCTTGACTGATGGTCGCAACTTCCAGCAGTTATCTTCGATTGAACTGCGTCGTATGCTCGGAAATCGCGAGCTTCCCAGTCCTCAGTTTTCGCTGAAGCTCACCAACGATCAGATCGAAATCGAAGGCCAGGGGAGCGGTCATTGCGTGGGTTTCTGCCAATGGGGGGCGCGTGGCATGGCGCAAACAGGTCTTACCGCTCAAGGCATTGTGCAGCATTACTATCCCGGTGCTGATGTGGTGAAGTACCAGGCACAGCCATTGCACTTTGCAGAAGCTCCCCATGTAGCTTCAGGCACATCGGGTAAGGCCACTCGCTAA
- a CDS encoding DNA-directed RNA polymerase subunit alpha C-terminal domain-containing protein translates to MKSLEAVDVRAILSGKNSLSADDLAQLRRAIAGDQVASTRVELEALIREVEAGKEDIGPASRAGIGAWLLGQHAIADKILSRLTTDPVALYAHGHVLQALDQFEAAAEKFAAAAKAGFDPVECTLKRAGAIRLAGQLDEAEKAVRQSGTEGARRAEYSYQMGCILSDRGDTYGAIEYFERAVDMDPHHSQALFRLAEQNALYGNDTEAIRLYEQALSRPPYHLSAMLNLGLLYEDRGNYASAAFCFRRILAFDPNHVRARMYMKDIEATQEMYYDDDMARNEARMAQLLSRPVTDFELSVRSRNCLASMDIHTLGDLTRVSESDLLQGKNFGETSLVEIRDLMQQHGLKVGQNLQPTKARDASWAGMPASAFAPIGNDLSPQEQALLSRPVSDLNLSVRARKCMARLQIGTLGELVQKSADELLATKNFGVTSLNEIRAQLTEHNLKLRND, encoded by the coding sequence TTGAAGTCTTTGGAAGCGGTTGACGTTCGTGCAATTCTGAGTGGTAAGAATTCCTTAAGTGCTGACGATCTGGCTCAGCTTCGCCGGGCGATTGCCGGTGACCAGGTGGCTTCCACCCGAGTTGAGTTGGAAGCCCTGATCCGTGAAGTGGAAGCGGGCAAAGAAGATATCGGGCCCGCTTCACGTGCCGGGATTGGTGCGTGGCTGCTCGGGCAGCATGCGATTGCTGACAAAATTCTTTCCCGTTTGACGACCGACCCTGTGGCCCTTTATGCCCATGGGCATGTTCTGCAAGCACTCGATCAATTCGAGGCCGCTGCTGAAAAGTTCGCTGCTGCAGCAAAGGCTGGTTTCGACCCCGTCGAATGTACCCTGAAACGTGCCGGTGCCATTCGTTTGGCTGGTCAGCTCGATGAAGCCGAAAAAGCTGTCCGTCAATCCGGGACCGAAGGTGCCCGCCGCGCTGAGTATTCGTATCAGATGGGCTGCATTCTCTCAGATCGAGGTGACACCTACGGTGCGATCGAGTATTTCGAGCGTGCTGTCGATATGGATCCTCACCACAGCCAGGCACTCTTCCGCCTTGCTGAACAGAATGCTCTCTACGGCAACGACACTGAAGCGATTCGTTTGTACGAGCAGGCTCTTTCCCGTCCGCCCTATCATCTTTCAGCTATGCTGAACCTGGGCCTTCTGTACGAAGACCGTGGCAACTACGCTTCGGCTGCTTTCTGTTTCCGTCGGATTCTAGCCTTCGACCCCAATCATGTGCGTGCCCGCATGTACATGAAAGATATCGAAGCCACCCAGGAAATGTATTACGACGACGACATGGCTCGCAACGAGGCCCGTATGGCACAGTTGCTCAGCCGTCCTGTCACCGATTTTGAGCTTTCAGTTCGTAGCCGCAATTGCCTGGCCAGTATGGATATCCATACGCTGGGCGACCTGACCCGCGTCAGCGAAAGCGATCTTCTCCAGGGCAAGAACTTTGGTGAAACATCGCTGGTGGAAATCCGCGATCTCATGCAGCAGCATGGCCTCAAAGTTGGCCAGAATCTGCAGCCCACTAAGGCTCGCGACGCCAGCTGGGCCGGGATGCCAGCTTCGGCATTTGCTCCGATTGGTAATGACCTTTCGCCACAGGAGCAGGCACTGCTCAGTCGCCCAGTTTCCGATTTGAATCTCTCGGTGCGTGCCCGCAAGTGTATGGCCCGACTTCAGATTGGTACTCTCGGCGAACTCGTGCAGAAGAGTGCCGACGAACTCCTTGCTACCAAGAACTTCGGGGTGACGTCACTGAACGAAATTCGGGCTCAGCTGACGGAACACAACCTCAAGCTTCGAAACGACTAA
- a CDS encoding ATP-dependent Clp protease ATP-binding subunit encodes MYERFTDRARKVMQLANQEAQRFNHEYIGTEHILLGLVKEGSGVAANVLKNLDVDLRKIRLEVEKIVQSGPELVTMGKLPQTPRAKKVIEYAMEEARNLNHNYVGTEHLLLGLIREQEGVAAQVLMNLGLKLEDVREEVLNLLGHGIEGSEGTSERGNPATAGAGSSTSGSTSGKGSKSKTPALDSFGRDLTELARQSKLDPVIGRENEIERVIQILCRRQKNNPVLLGEAGVGKTAIVEGFAQMVVDGAVPELLRDKRIVVLDLAMMVAGTKYRGQFEERIKAVMNEVKRAKNTILFIDELHTLVGAGGAEGAIDASNVLKPALSRGELQCIGATTLDEYRKYIEKDGALERRFQRVDVEPPSATQTVEILKGLRDRYEQHHRVQITDDALASAVELSNRYITSRCLPDKAIDVIDEAGARVRLKSMVRPPDLKELEDEVERLNQAKEEAVANQDFEKAAALRDQADKLKKKKENLNREWREKSKETDGVVDAEVVAEVVSKMTGIPLTRLSSEDAVRLLQMEAELHKRVVSQEEAIKQVAKAVRRSRSGLKDPKRPIGVFLFAGPTGVGKTLTAKTLAEFMFGEQDALVQIDMSEYMEKHNVSRLIGAPPGYVGYEEGGQLTEKIRRRPYAVVLLDEIEKAHPDVFNMLLQIMEEGHLTDSFGRKVDFKNTIFIMTTNAGAKVISQGNTFGFGKQDEDSSYERMKQRLMHEIEHEFKPEFLGRLDELVVFRPLTRDHLKSIVDIELSKVRERLAEKNIQLVMTDAAREFIVEKGNATEYGARPLRRAVENYIEDPLAEELLKGSFEGSNRVEVIVKEVGELKHLEFEPSRAETEEAAVAVAEVATGEATV; translated from the coding sequence GTGTACGAACGTTTTACGGATCGCGCTCGAAAAGTCATGCAGCTTGCCAATCAGGAAGCTCAGCGGTTCAATCACGAATACATCGGGACTGAACACATCCTTCTCGGCTTGGTCAAGGAAGGGTCGGGTGTTGCGGCAAACGTTCTGAAAAATCTCGATGTCGATCTTCGCAAGATTCGGCTCGAAGTTGAAAAGATCGTCCAAAGCGGCCCAGAACTCGTCACCATGGGGAAGCTTCCCCAGACACCTCGTGCCAAAAAGGTCATCGAGTACGCCATGGAAGAGGCGCGCAACCTCAACCATAACTATGTGGGAACCGAACACCTGCTGCTGGGCCTCATCCGCGAGCAGGAAGGTGTTGCTGCTCAAGTGCTCATGAATCTCGGGCTCAAGCTCGAAGATGTCCGCGAAGAAGTGCTGAATCTTCTGGGCCATGGGATTGAAGGGAGCGAAGGGACCAGCGAACGCGGCAACCCTGCGACCGCCGGCGCTGGCTCGTCAACGAGTGGCTCGACCTCTGGCAAAGGCTCTAAAAGCAAAACGCCAGCACTCGACAGCTTTGGCCGCGATCTGACAGAACTTGCGCGGCAATCGAAACTCGATCCGGTGATTGGCCGTGAGAACGAAATCGAACGCGTCATTCAGATTCTTTGCCGACGTCAGAAGAACAACCCTGTGCTGCTGGGTGAAGCCGGTGTCGGCAAGACCGCCATTGTCGAAGGCTTTGCCCAGATGGTGGTGGATGGTGCTGTTCCCGAACTTCTTCGCGACAAGCGGATTGTGGTTCTCGACCTCGCCATGATGGTCGCAGGGACGAAATATCGCGGTCAGTTTGAAGAACGCATTAAAGCGGTCATGAATGAAGTGAAGCGTGCGAAGAACACCATTCTCTTCATTGATGAATTGCACACACTGGTGGGTGCTGGCGGTGCCGAAGGGGCTATCGATGCCTCGAACGTGCTGAAGCCCGCACTTAGCCGTGGCGAACTTCAGTGCATTGGAGCGACCACTCTCGATGAGTACCGCAAATACATCGAGAAGGATGGTGCTCTGGAACGACGCTTCCAGCGTGTGGATGTCGAGCCGCCCAGTGCCACACAAACCGTCGAAATCCTCAAGGGCCTTCGAGACCGTTACGAACAGCACCACCGCGTGCAGATTACCGACGATGCGCTGGCCTCGGCCGTCGAACTTTCCAACCGGTACATCACATCTCGCTGCCTGCCTGATAAGGCCATCGACGTCATTGATGAAGCCGGTGCTCGCGTTCGGCTGAAATCCATGGTGCGTCCACCCGATCTGAAGGAACTCGAAGACGAAGTCGAACGGCTCAATCAAGCGAAAGAAGAAGCCGTTGCGAATCAGGATTTCGAGAAGGCAGCCGCCCTGCGTGATCAGGCCGACAAGCTCAAAAAGAAAAAAGAAAATCTGAATCGTGAATGGCGTGAAAAGTCCAAAGAGACAGATGGCGTCGTCGATGCGGAAGTCGTGGCCGAAGTCGTCTCGAAGATGACTGGGATCCCACTGACACGTCTCTCGAGTGAAGACGCAGTTCGTCTGTTGCAGATGGAAGCCGAGCTGCATAAGCGGGTTGTCAGCCAGGAAGAAGCCATTAAGCAGGTGGCCAAGGCAGTGCGCCGCAGTCGTTCGGGTCTCAAAGACCCCAAGCGACCGATTGGTGTCTTCCTGTTTGCAGGGCCCACCGGTGTCGGCAAGACTTTGACAGCCAAGACGCTGGCCGAATTCATGTTCGGCGAGCAGGATGCCCTCGTGCAGATCGACATGTCTGAGTACATGGAGAAGCACAACGTGAGCCGCTTGATCGGGGCACCTCCCGGTTATGTCGGTTACGAAGAAGGTGGCCAGCTCACTGAGAAAATTCGCCGCCGACCCTATGCTGTTGTCCTGCTCGATGAAATCGAAAAGGCGCATCCTGATGTCTTCAACATGCTGCTCCAGATTATGGAAGAAGGCCATTTGACCGACAGCTTTGGTCGCAAGGTCGATTTCAAGAACACGATCTTCATCATGACGACCAATGCGGGTGCCAAGGTGATCAGCCAGGGGAATACATTTGGCTTTGGCAAGCAGGATGAAGATTCGAGTTACGAGCGGATGAAGCAGCGGCTCATGCACGAGATCGAGCATGAGTTCAAGCCCGAGTTCCTGGGCCGTCTCGATGAACTCGTCGTCTTCCGGCCACTCACTCGAGACCATCTCAAATCGATTGTCGATATTGAACTTTCGAAGGTTCGCGAACGTCTTGCCGAGAAGAACATTCAACTCGTCATGACGGATGCTGCCCGCGAGTTTATCGTCGAGAAGGGGAACGCCACCGAGTACGGTGCTCGTCCACTTCGCCGTGCTGTCGAGAACTACATCGAAGATCCACTCGCCGAAGAGTTACTCAAAGGCTCTTTTGAGGGGAGTAATCGAGTGGAAGTCATCGTCAAGGAAGTGGGAGAACTCAAGCATCTTGAGTTCGAACCATCCCGCGCCGAGACGGAAGAAGCTGCTGTGGCAGTCGCCGAAGTCGCCACTGGTGAAGCGACTGTCTGA
- a CDS encoding thiamine phosphate synthase translates to MEHFLTAAALRVIEAARGLTDATVMAPVMPEVFSPHASATRLNSMARLNSDQVVEAALFWALLEEESVAHLRMIEQGLEIDDLRQRMERFLPSMSSSVGDETDLQSSLSTAFDRMIRQARHEAHKVSRSEVGTEHLLRALFEANGWLTAWLAQEQIALAKPVEEISGPATSASGPPLEHEQILLPETAPPENLTAVYRLLDASGNRAREGLRVIEDAVRMVRNDGWFSRELKELRHRLTTALRMLPEEALLASRDTPNDVGTQITTMSETMRGSANDVIAAAFKRLQESLRSLEEYGKIINGYFASRIEAIRYQSYTLEKAVRIGQFSQKTLEGRVLYLLLTEKLCHRPVGQTLREALRAGVGIVQIREKSMSDRRLLDHTRLVLDLAHEYDALVIMNDRPDLAALTQADGIHVGQEELTIAQVRQITGPRPLVGLSTHSLQQAEAAVIEGASYIGVGPTFPTTTKEFAEYAGLEYVREVAREIALPAYAIGGITTENAADVVAAGATRLAVSSAICSANEPYDAARHLMEILNGA, encoded by the coding sequence ATGGAACACTTTCTGACAGCCGCTGCCCTGCGTGTCATCGAAGCGGCTCGCGGTCTGACTGATGCAACGGTTATGGCTCCTGTGATGCCTGAGGTCTTTTCGCCACATGCCTCAGCGACCCGGTTAAACTCAATGGCCCGGTTAAACAGTGACCAGGTGGTGGAAGCGGCTTTGTTCTGGGCACTTCTGGAAGAAGAATCCGTCGCCCATCTGAGGATGATCGAACAGGGGCTTGAAATTGATGACCTGCGTCAACGCATGGAGCGTTTTCTCCCCAGCATGTCGAGTTCCGTCGGCGATGAAACAGATCTGCAGTCGTCGCTCTCGACCGCTTTCGACCGCATGATCCGCCAGGCCCGCCACGAGGCGCACAAAGTTTCGCGATCAGAAGTGGGGACTGAACATCTGCTGAGAGCACTGTTTGAAGCGAATGGCTGGCTGACGGCGTGGCTGGCTCAAGAACAGATCGCACTGGCGAAACCTGTCGAGGAAATCTCGGGCCCCGCCACTTCTGCCAGCGGGCCACCTCTTGAGCACGAACAAATTTTATTGCCTGAAACCGCACCGCCTGAAAATCTGACAGCGGTTTACCGTCTGCTCGATGCTTCCGGCAATCGAGCTCGTGAGGGATTGCGTGTCATTGAAGATGCCGTCCGCATGGTGCGCAACGATGGCTGGTTCTCTCGTGAACTCAAAGAACTCCGGCATCGGCTGACCACAGCTTTACGCATGCTCCCCGAAGAGGCTCTCCTCGCCAGTCGAGATACCCCCAATGATGTCGGCACACAGATCACGACCATGTCCGAAACCATGCGGGGTTCTGCCAACGATGTGATTGCGGCTGCTTTCAAACGTTTGCAGGAATCGCTGCGGTCGCTCGAAGAATACGGCAAGATCATCAATGGTTACTTTGCTTCGCGGATCGAAGCGATTCGCTATCAGTCATACACACTCGAAAAAGCAGTGCGAATCGGGCAGTTCTCCCAGAAAACGCTTGAAGGTCGCGTGCTTTATTTATTGCTGACCGAAAAGCTGTGCCATCGCCCGGTGGGACAAACTTTACGGGAAGCATTGCGTGCCGGTGTGGGAATTGTGCAGATCCGTGAGAAATCGATGTCGGATCGCCGCCTCCTCGATCACACTCGTCTCGTGCTGGATCTGGCCCATGAATACGATGCCCTTGTGATCATGAATGATCGTCCTGACCTGGCCGCTCTGACTCAAGCCGATGGGATCCACGTCGGGCAGGAAGAGTTGACCATAGCACAGGTCCGCCAGATTACGGGGCCGAGGCCACTGGTGGGATTATCGACACATTCTCTCCAGCAGGCAGAAGCAGCAGTGATCGAAGGAGCAAGCTACATTGGCGTGGGCCCGACGTTTCCGACGACGACCAAAGAGTTTGCCGAGTATGCGGGGCTGGAATATGTGCGTGAAGTGGCCCGGGAAATCGCACTCCCGGCGTATGCCATTGGCGGTATCACCACTGAAAATGCTGCCGATGTAGTCGCCGCCGGTGCCACCCGCCTCGCCGTCTCCAGCGCCATCTGCTCAGCCAATGAACCCTACGATGCAGCACGCCATTTGATGGAGATTTTGAATGGTGCATAG
- a CDS encoding SGNH/GDSL hydrolase family protein has protein sequence MNGLVYHVVSGQAFFSGMVLLLASLALAQASRKAWKRWWGLAFVLGLILVAASSIAIPLWLLVIAGMATLVWLYWLLRADTSRQRVAAIIAAVFWLAVAIGELPYLLIPTLQPVANRGLAVIGDSVTAGMGGEDRSETWPAIIARKHQLQVQDLSHVGETAGSALKRIQNLEIQAPVVMVEIGGNDILGSTSSQQFATDLDALLNGLSAPGRQIVMYELPLPPFYHEFGRIQRRLAHKYRVHLIPRRIFLSLLADQGATLDGIHLSQAGHQQMAESVWQLVQTAYVNATSESPAEKPAIDNTEKLPDEDSNLN, from the coding sequence ATGAACGGGCTGGTGTACCATGTGGTGAGCGGGCAGGCCTTCTTTTCTGGAATGGTCTTATTACTTGCCAGCCTCGCACTCGCACAGGCATCTCGCAAAGCCTGGAAGCGATGGTGGGGGCTGGCGTTTGTGCTGGGGCTGATTCTGGTCGCTGCATCGTCGATTGCGATTCCCCTCTGGCTGCTGGTGATCGCGGGGATGGCCACACTGGTCTGGCTGTATTGGCTTCTGCGGGCTGACACATCCCGGCAGAGAGTCGCTGCTATAATTGCCGCTGTCTTCTGGTTGGCTGTTGCGATCGGAGAGTTGCCGTATCTGTTGATTCCGACACTTCAGCCTGTGGCAAATCGCGGCCTGGCGGTGATTGGAGATTCCGTCACTGCGGGGATGGGTGGTGAAGATCGATCCGAGACGTGGCCGGCGATCATCGCCAGAAAACATCAACTGCAGGTCCAGGATCTCTCGCATGTCGGCGAGACAGCGGGGTCGGCACTCAAACGGATCCAGAACTTGGAGATTCAGGCTCCAGTGGTGATGGTCGAGATCGGGGGCAACGACATCCTCGGCTCCACCAGTTCACAGCAATTCGCAACAGATCTGGATGCGCTGCTCAACGGGCTGAGTGCACCCGGGCGGCAGATCGTGATGTACGAATTGCCTTTGCCGCCGTTCTATCATGAATTTGGACGCATTCAGCGAAGGCTGGCACACAAGTACCGTGTCCATTTGATTCCACGGAGAATATTCCTGTCGCTGCTCGCAGATCAGGGGGCCACACTGGATGGCATCCACCTTTCGCAGGCGGGGCATCAACAGATGGCCGAAAGCGTGTGGCAACTGGTGCAGACTGCATACGTCAATGCAACCAGCGAATCACCAGCTGAGAAACCAGCGATCGATAACACAGAGAAATTGCCCGATGAGGATTCGAACCTCAACTAA